The following coding sequences are from one Limnobacter sp. SAORIC-580 window:
- the ppsR gene encoding posphoenolpyruvate synthetase regulatory kinase/phosphorylase PpsR: MSENVSQERTVVFVSDGTGITAETLGHSVLSQFEGIRFKQIRIPFIDSEVKAISARQKINDIAKYDGQKPIVFSTLVNTVINDVVKQADGVFMDLFLTFVEPLEKELDIKSTHRIGRSHTIADNEQYKNRIEAINYTLAHDDGQTHKDLQAADVILVGVSRSGKTPTSLYLAMQYGIKAANYPLIPEDFERGELPAALPPFKDKIFGLSISPERLSEIRNERRPGSKYASLENCRQEIKAAEFMMRREGISWLSSTSKSIEEISTTILQQLNLGSPIY; this comes from the coding sequence ATGTCAGAAAATGTAAGCCAGGAACGCACCGTGGTTTTTGTGTCAGACGGCACAGGCATTACGGCGGAAACCCTCGGCCACTCGGTGTTGTCCCAATTTGAAGGCATACGTTTCAAACAAATTCGCATCCCCTTTATTGATTCAGAAGTGAAGGCAATTTCAGCCCGACAAAAGATCAATGACATTGCGAAATACGATGGCCAGAAACCGATTGTGTTCAGCACCCTGGTGAACACTGTCATCAACGACGTCGTGAAGCAGGCCGATGGTGTGTTCATGGATTTGTTCCTCACCTTTGTGGAACCCTTGGAAAAAGAACTGGACATCAAAAGCACACATCGCATTGGCAGGTCGCACACCATTGCGGACAACGAGCAGTACAAAAACCGCATTGAAGCGATTAACTACACACTGGCGCATGACGATGGTCAAACTCACAAAGACCTACAGGCAGCCGATGTTATTTTGGTGGGTGTTTCCCGCTCGGGTAAAACCCCAACAAGCCTTTACCTGGCCATGCAATACGGTATCAAGGCAGCCAATTACCCCTTGATTCCAGAGGACTTCGAGCGTGGAGAATTGCCCGCGGCCCTACCCCCGTTCAAGGACAAGATTTTTGGACTTTCAATATCACCAGAACGCTTGAGCGAAATACGCAACGAACGCCGCCCGGGCAGCAAATACGCCTCACTTGAAAATTGCAGGCAAGAGATCAAGGCGGCAGAGTTCATGATGCGTCGGGAGGGAATCAGTTGGCTTAGCTCGACCAGCAAGTCCATTGAAGAAATTTCAACTACGATACTGCAGCAATTGAATTTGGGTTCCCCAATTTACTAG
- the ppsA gene encoding phosphoenolpyruvate synthase, which yields MSTNQGVSPTALVAPFEKLRMEDVETVGGKNSSLGEMISQLAETGVRVPGGFATTAHAFREFLKANNLVERINAKLDALNVDDVRALTQAGAEIRQWVIDAPLPADLEKEIRDSYTTMMAQSGGDISVAVRSSATAEDLPDASFAGQQESFLNVSGIDDVLEKIKEVFASLYNDRAISYRVHKGFAHADVALSAGVQRMVRSDKAASGVMFTMDTESGFDQVVFITSSYGLGETVVQGAVNPDEFYVFKPTLAAGKYPIIRRQIGSKLIKMEFDALKESGKSVRTVDVPAEQRNRYSLNDEDVIELAKYAMIIEKHYGRPMDIEWGKDGIDGKLYILQARPETVNSQKDNDVQLRYKLKGNSAILSSGRAIGQKIGAGSVRVINDSSEMDRVQAGDILVTDMTDPNWEPVMKRAAAIVTNRGGRTCHAAIIARELGIPAVVGCGDATEKLKEGMLVTVSCSEGDTGYIYDGLLETEVSEVKRGALPEIPVKIMMNVGNPQLAFEFCQLPNKGVGLARLEFIINNAIGIHPKAILDYPNVDADLKKAVESVARGHASPVAFFVDKLAEGVATIAAAFYPKPVIVRMSDFKSNEYRKLIGGSRYEPEEENPMLGFRGAARYISEEFAECFEMECLALKRVREQMGLDNVQIMIPFVRTLNQAAKVVDLLGRNGLKRGENGLKVVMMCEVPSNAVLADQFLEYFDGFSIGSNDLTQLTLGLDRDSGLDILAADFDERDPAVRALLSKAIEACKAKGKYVGICGQGPSDHPDFALWLAGEGIESISLNPDTVIDTWQKLADRFNKK from the coding sequence ATGTCAACAAATCAAGGAGTTAGCCCAACAGCTCTTGTTGCGCCATTCGAGAAGCTTCGAATGGAAGATGTAGAAACTGTCGGTGGTAAAAACTCGTCTTTGGGTGAAATGATCTCCCAATTGGCCGAAACTGGTGTGCGAGTGCCTGGCGGCTTTGCCACAACAGCACATGCCTTCCGTGAATTCCTGAAAGCCAACAATCTGGTTGAGCGTATCAACGCCAAGCTCGATGCCCTGAATGTGGACGATGTTCGCGCACTGACCCAAGCCGGTGCCGAAATTCGCCAGTGGGTAATTGATGCGCCACTGCCTGCCGATCTGGAAAAAGAAATTCGCGATTCTTACACCACCATGATGGCCCAAAGTGGTGGCGATATTTCAGTGGCGGTTCGCTCCTCAGCCACCGCAGAAGACTTGCCAGACGCTTCCTTTGCAGGGCAGCAAGAATCTTTCCTGAACGTGAGCGGCATTGATGATGTGCTTGAGAAAATCAAGGAAGTGTTCGCATCGCTGTACAACGATCGCGCCATTTCTTACCGCGTACACAAGGGATTTGCGCACGCGGACGTGGCTTTGAGCGCGGGCGTGCAGCGTATGGTTCGCTCTGACAAAGCGGCTTCTGGTGTCATGTTTACCATGGACACTGAAAGTGGATTTGATCAAGTGGTGTTCATCACTTCCAGCTACGGATTGGGTGAAACCGTAGTGCAAGGCGCAGTGAACCCCGATGAGTTCTACGTATTCAAGCCCACATTGGCTGCGGGAAAGTACCCCATCATTCGCCGTCAAATTGGATCCAAATTGATCAAGATGGAATTTGATGCGCTGAAGGAAAGCGGGAAAAGCGTGCGCACCGTCGATGTACCCGCCGAGCAGCGCAACCGCTATTCATTGAACGACGAGGATGTGATCGAACTGGCAAAGTACGCCATGATTATCGAGAAGCATTATGGCCGCCCTATGGACATTGAGTGGGGCAAAGACGGTATTGATGGCAAGCTGTATATTTTGCAAGCCCGCCCCGAAACCGTGAACTCGCAAAAAGACAACGACGTGCAGTTGCGTTACAAGCTTAAGGGCAATTCGGCGATTCTGAGTTCAGGCCGAGCCATCGGCCAGAAAATTGGTGCAGGTTCCGTTCGAGTGATCAACGATTCCTCTGAGATGGACCGTGTACAGGCCGGCGATATCTTGGTGACCGACATGACCGACCCCAATTGGGAACCGGTGATGAAGCGGGCAGCAGCCATTGTCACCAACCGTGGTGGCCGTACCTGCCACGCCGCGATCATTGCCCGCGAACTGGGCATTCCCGCTGTGGTGGGTTGTGGCGATGCCACTGAAAAACTGAAAGAAGGCATGCTGGTTACAGTAAGCTGTTCGGAAGGCGATACAGGCTACATCTACGATGGCTTGCTGGAAACAGAAGTCAGCGAAGTCAAGCGCGGCGCCTTGCCTGAAATTCCCGTGAAAATCATGATGAACGTGGGCAACCCTCAATTGGCCTTTGAGTTTTGCCAATTGCCCAACAAGGGCGTTGGCTTGGCACGCCTGGAATTCATTATCAACAATGCAATCGGCATTCACCCGAAAGCCATTCTTGATTATCCGAACGTGGATGCCGATTTGAAGAAAGCGGTGGAAAGTGTGGCGCGTGGCCATGCAAGCCCGGTCGCATTTTTTGTGGACAAATTGGCTGAGGGAGTGGCTACAATCGCGGCTGCTTTCTACCCAAAGCCGGTTATTGTTCGCATGTCCGATTTCAAGTCCAATGAATACCGCAAGCTGATCGGTGGCAGCCGCTACGAACCCGAAGAAGAAAACCCGATGCTCGGTTTCCGCGGCGCGGCCCGATACATCTCCGAGGAATTTGCGGAGTGTTTCGAGATGGAATGTTTGGCCTTGAAACGTGTTCGCGAGCAAATGGGCCTGGACAATGTTCAAATCATGATTCCGTTTGTACGCACATTGAACCAGGCAGCCAAAGTAGTTGACTTGCTGGGCCGCAACGGTTTAAAGCGTGGCGAAAATGGCCTGAAAGTGGTGATGATGTGCGAAGTGCCTTCCAATGCCGTGTTGGCAGATCAGTTCCTGGAGTACTTTGATGGCTTCTCGATTGGCTCCAACGACCTGACCCAGCTTACCTTGGGCCTGGACCGGGATTCAGGGCTGGATATTTTGGCCGCTGATTTCGACGAACGCGACCCTGCCGTGCGTGCCCTGTTGAGCAAAGCCATTGAGGCCTGTAAAGCCAAAGGAAAATACGTGGGAATTTGCGGGCAAGGGCCTTCAGACCACCCCGACTTTGCCTTGTGGCTGGCTGGTGAAGGAATTGAATCCATTTCGCTGAATCCTGACACGGTGATTGACACCTGGCAGAAACTGGCCGACAGGTTCAACAAAAAGTAA
- a CDS encoding SPFH domain-containing protein, with amino-acid sequence MEVSIVILILAIVFVSQALRIVPQQSAWVVERLGKYDRTLQAGLNFLVPFIERVSYKHSLKEIPLDVPSQVCITKDNTQLQVDGILYFQVTDAMRASYGSSDYISAITQLAQTTLRSIIGRMELDKTFEERDMINAAIVNALDEAALNWGVKVLRYEIKDLTPPREILLSMQAQITAEREKRALIAASEGRKQEQINIANGERESAIARSEGDRIAAINRAQGEAGAIREIAEATADALRKVAAAVAEPGGMEAVNLKVAEQYIEAFSGVAKAGNTLILPGDLSNMGSMVAAAMQVVKQGK; translated from the coding sequence ATGGAAGTTTCAATTGTCATATTGATTCTGGCGATTGTGTTTGTCAGCCAGGCGCTGCGCATAGTGCCGCAGCAAAGTGCATGGGTGGTAGAGCGTTTGGGAAAATACGACCGCACCTTGCAGGCTGGCTTGAATTTTCTTGTGCCCTTCATTGAGCGGGTTTCGTACAAGCACTCCCTGAAAGAAATTCCCTTGGATGTACCCAGCCAGGTGTGTATTACCAAGGATAACACCCAACTTCAGGTTGATGGCATTTTGTATTTTCAGGTGACTGACGCGATGCGGGCCAGCTACGGTTCAAGCGACTACATCAGCGCCATTACCCAACTTGCGCAAACCACCTTGCGATCGATTATTGGCCGCATGGAGCTCGACAAAACTTTTGAAGAGCGCGACATGATCAACGCGGCGATTGTAAATGCTTTGGATGAGGCAGCCCTGAACTGGGGTGTTAAGGTATTACGATATGAAATCAAAGACTTGACTCCACCTCGTGAGATTTTACTTTCAATGCAGGCGCAAATTACAGCCGAACGGGAAAAGCGCGCCCTGATTGCTGCGTCAGAGGGGCGCAAACAAGAGCAAATCAACATTGCCAATGGTGAACGGGAATCTGCAATTGCCCGCTCCGAGGGTGACCGGATTGCCGCCATCAACCGCGCCCAGGGTGAAGCCGGTGCAATTAGGGAAATTGCCGAAGCCACCGCCGACGCCTTGCGAAAAGTAGCCGCCGCGGTGGCTGAGCCAGGAGGAATGGAGGCAGTGAACCTGAAAGTGGCCGAACAATACATTGAAGCATTTTCAGGCGTTGCCAAGGCTGGCAATACCCTGATATTGCCTGGGGACCTGTCCAACATGGGTTCCATGGTAGCGG
- a CDS encoding NfeD family protein, which produces MSNLSLWLVLAGILLIAEMTTGTFYLLMVSLGAAIGALMAYLGYGLEIQIGAAAVFAVAGSLLLRNRSVKRSNTDKQHDVLDIGNKLEIPSWNAGGRANVQYRGATWAAESTDSTPVTGLHQIVDVQGNVLKVKSVSTHA; this is translated from the coding sequence TTGAGCAATTTGTCACTGTGGTTGGTATTGGCGGGTATCTTGTTGATTGCCGAAATGACCACGGGTACGTTTTACCTGCTCATGGTGTCCCTGGGGGCGGCCATCGGTGCATTGATGGCCTACCTCGGTTACGGTCTTGAAATTCAAATTGGCGCAGCAGCCGTGTTTGCAGTGGCTGGCAGCCTTCTTCTTCGCAACCGTTCGGTCAAACGAAGCAACACAGACAAACAACACGATGTGCTCGACATTGGCAACAAACTTGAAATTCCAAGCTGGAATGCGGGTGGGCGCGCCAATGTGCAATACCGTGGAGCCACTTGGGCAGCGGAGAGCACCGACAGCACGCCTGTAACGGGCCTGCATCAAATTGTCGATGTGCAGGGCAATGTCCTGAAAGTCAAAAGCGTATCGACACACGCATAA